The Sphingorhabdus sp. Alg231-15 genome has a segment encoding these proteins:
- a CDS encoding DUF3667 domain-containing protein: MSGEFDAAGTAIEGALIAKAVESEGGDATGNGVGKCLNCNATVTGSYCNHCGQPLHIHRSIGAFWHDILHGVLHFEGKFWRTLPLLAWKPGDLTRRYIHGQRARFISPMALFLFSVFMMFAVFSFLGDPFSGGSGGSGTDEDISMGVAMQIADIEKQITEKEAELTAANPADPAKLQQEILDLKKGRNVIATMTGEEIPYPEVKLGDGDIQLGNFSEEEIDQLQTGLEDIQDGNVLNDESSVTTGSKEADKMIKDAFKSVNENPDLLLYKLKANGYKFAWLLIPISLPFVWLTLIGRRGYHFYDHAVFTTYSISFMSLLFITCAILAALGVSDGIWGTLLVFYPPFHMYRQLRHAYKLSRIEALLRLLALLVFTVISMTLFFVILFAVGILG; encoded by the coding sequence ATGTCTGGGGAATTCGATGCAGCCGGAACGGCCATTGAAGGTGCTTTGATTGCGAAGGCAGTCGAAAGCGAAGGCGGTGATGCGACCGGAAACGGTGTCGGTAAATGTCTGAATTGCAATGCAACCGTCACCGGCAGCTATTGCAACCATTGTGGGCAGCCGCTGCATATCCATCGTTCAATTGGTGCATTCTGGCATGATATTCTCCATGGCGTTCTGCACTTTGAGGGCAAATTCTGGCGAACATTACCGTTGCTCGCCTGGAAGCCAGGGGATTTGACCCGGCGGTATATTCACGGTCAACGCGCCCGGTTTATCTCTCCGATGGCATTGTTCCTCTTCTCGGTCTTCATGATGTTCGCGGTTTTTTCTTTTCTCGGCGATCCGTTTTCGGGCGGTAGCGGCGGATCTGGTACCGATGAGGACATTAGCATGGGCGTGGCGATGCAGATCGCCGATATTGAAAAACAGATTACGGAAAAAGAAGCCGAACTGACTGCCGCCAATCCGGCTGACCCTGCAAAATTGCAGCAGGAAATTCTCGACTTGAAGAAAGGCCGTAACGTTATTGCGACCATGACTGGGGAGGAGATACCTTATCCTGAAGTCAAGTTAGGCGATGGTGATATTCAGCTTGGCAATTTCTCGGAAGAAGAGATCGACCAGTTGCAAACTGGCCTCGAGGATATTCAAGACGGCAATGTACTGAATGATGAAAGCAGCGTGACAACCGGTTCGAAAGAAGCGGATAAGATGATTAAAGACGCTTTCAAGAGCGTCAACGAAAATCCGGATTTGCTGCTCTACAAGCTAAAGGCCAATGGCTATAAATTTGCCTGGTTGCTTATCCCGATTTCGCTGCCATTTGTTTGGCTTACCCTAATTGGTCGTCGCGGTTATCATTTTTACGATCATGCCGTTTTCACGACTTATTCGATCAGTTTCATGTCTCTGCTCTTCATCACTTGTGCCATTCTGGCTGCGCTTGGCGTCTCTGATGGTATTTGGGGAACTTTGCTTGTCTTCTATCCGCCTTTTCATATGTACCGTCAGCTGCGCCATGCCTATAAGCTGTCACGGATCGAGGCGCTTCTTAGACTTTTGGCCTTGCTAGTCTTCACTGTCATCAGCATGACATTGTTTTTCGTCATTCTGTTCGCAGTCGGTATTTTAGGATAA
- a CDS encoding alkaline phosphatase D family protein: protein MTIQIDRRQLMALGTFGLGAMSAPAYASMAHARGFTHGVASGEPAQNSVLLWTRYAGGGESKLTVEMAQTSDFSRAKMAGEVTALASRDHIAKIVIGDLAPGQWYYYRFIAPDGSKSVIGRTRTLPQGTIEKFNLGVFGCSNLPFGYFNAYAHAAERRDLDMVMHTGDYLYEYPVGTYPSKKVALEGRMIDPGHEIVQLADYRLRYAAYRSDPDLQRIHQLFPMVAMWDDHEFTNDAHMSGAQNHQPKTEGDWEVRKKIAEQVYREWMPVRDLDTGKGRWSEYQIGDLATLFLTESRIGGRSEPADLAAALQGQEDIETALKTFRDSVWQDPERQMLGAVQETWLADAMRKSRNSGTKWQVWGQQCVMGNLRLPQEAVNWLADDAPAFAKARVAIGALAAKVGLPINLDSWDGYPKARERALLGAQEADADLIVLSGDSHNGWAFNLETSSGAAGVEFGGHSVTSPGLESYLSGADPATAARTVQETNNQLQWCDTSNRGYMTVSLTPEKATSTWHFLDTIRAKSTMMKGSESRTVMRGQRSLAV from the coding sequence ATGACCATTCAAATTGATCGCCGCCAGTTAATGGCTCTGGGTACGTTCGGTCTTGGTGCAATGTCTGCGCCCGCATATGCTTCTATGGCCCATGCGAGAGGATTTACCCATGGCGTGGCGAGTGGCGAGCCCGCGCAAAATTCCGTGCTTCTCTGGACCCGCTATGCTGGCGGAGGCGAAAGTAAGCTGACGGTGGAAATGGCGCAAACTAGTGACTTTTCCAGAGCAAAAATGGCTGGAGAAGTTACGGCGCTTGCTAGCCGAGATCATATCGCCAAAATTGTTATTGGGGATCTGGCGCCCGGCCAATGGTATTATTACCGTTTCATCGCACCGGATGGATCAAAATCTGTCATCGGTCGGACCCGGACCTTGCCACAGGGGACGATCGAGAAATTTAATCTTGGCGTCTTCGGTTGTTCCAATCTGCCATTTGGCTATTTCAACGCTTATGCTCATGCCGCCGAGCGCCGTGATCTCGATATGGTGATGCACACGGGCGATTATCTTTATGAATATCCAGTTGGTACCTATCCTTCGAAAAAAGTGGCACTAGAAGGCCGGATGATTGATCCGGGGCATGAGATTGTCCAGCTTGCTGATTATCGTCTGCGCTACGCAGCCTATCGCAGTGATCCGGATCTGCAACGCATTCATCAGCTCTTTCCAATGGTTGCGATGTGGGACGATCACGAATTTACCAACGATGCCCACATGAGCGGTGCACAAAACCATCAGCCCAAGACCGAGGGTGACTGGGAAGTTCGCAAAAAAATTGCAGAACAGGTTTATCGCGAATGGATGCCGGTCCGGGATCTCGACACTGGAAAGGGCCGCTGGAGTGAATATCAGATCGGTGATCTTGCCACGTTATTCCTGACCGAAAGCCGAATTGGCGGTCGCAGCGAGCCAGCAGATCTCGCGGCGGCATTGCAAGGGCAGGAAGATATCGAAACGGCACTGAAGACATTCCGTGACTCGGTCTGGCAAGATCCCGAGCGTCAGATGCTGGGTGCCGTGCAGGAAACCTGGTTGGCTGACGCGATGCGCAAATCACGAAATTCAGGCACCAAATGGCAGGTTTGGGGTCAACAGTGCGTCATGGGCAACCTTCGCTTACCTCAAGAAGCAGTGAACTGGTTGGCAGATGATGCACCCGCTTTTGCGAAAGCGCGGGTTGCGATTGGCGCACTCGCTGCCAAAGTTGGCCTGCCAATCAATCTCGACAGCTGGGATGGCTATCCCAAAGCGCGGGAAAGGGCGTTGCTGGGCGCGCAAGAGGCAGATGCCGATCTGATCGTGCTGTCCGGCGACAGCCATAATGGCTGGGCGTTTAATCTGGAGACCAGCAGTGGAGCTGCTGGCGTCGAATTTGGTGGCCACAGCGTGACCTCACCGGGACTGGAATCCTATCTGTCCGGGGCGGATCCCGCGACCGCGGCTCGCACCGTGCAGGAAACGAACAACCAGCTGCAATGGTGCGATACTTCCAATCGTGGCTATATGACCGTTTCGCTGACACCGGAGAAAGCCACTTCGACCTGGCATTTCCTTGATACCATCCGGGCAAAGTCCACCATGATGAAGGGTAGCGAAAGCCGCACAGTGATGCGGGGGCAACGGAGTTTGGCGGTCTAG
- a CDS encoding LL-diaminopimelate aminotransferase has translation MSEEFYRIKRLPPYVFAEVNAMKAEARARGEDIIDLGMGNPDGAPAQHVIDKLCETANDPTAHRYSASKGIKGLRLAQSNYYKRRFDVDLDPESEVIVTLGSKEGLANLAQAITAPGDVVLAPNPSYPIHTFGFIIAGAAIRSIPAAPGPDFFTRLEYAMSYSVPKPSVLVMGYPSNPTAYVADLDFYQKVVDFAREHKLWVISDLAYAEIYYGDVPTPSMLQIDGAKDCVVEFTSMSKTYSMPGWRMGFAVGNQKLIGALTRVKSYLDYGAFTPIQVAATAALNGPQDIIDENRALYKKRRDVMVESFGRAGWDIPPPEASMFAWAPVPEQFRELGSMEFAKRLIAEAGVAVAPGTGFGDEGEGYVRLALVENEQRIRQAARSMKKFLSQG, from the coding sequence ATGTCTGAAGAATTTTACCGCATCAAACGCCTACCGCCTTATGTGTTCGCTGAAGTGAACGCGATGAAGGCGGAAGCGCGCGCCCGCGGTGAAGATATTATCGACTTGGGCATGGGAAATCCGGACGGCGCGCCGGCGCAGCATGTCATCGATAAACTCTGTGAAACCGCCAATGACCCTACGGCGCACCGCTACAGTGCCTCCAAAGGGATCAAGGGACTGCGTCTGGCACAGTCCAACTATTACAAACGTCGCTTTGACGTGGATCTCGATCCGGAAAGTGAAGTCATAGTGACGCTTGGCTCTAAGGAAGGCCTTGCCAATCTCGCACAGGCTATCACAGCGCCGGGCGATGTCGTGCTGGCCCCAAATCCATCTTATCCAATTCATACGTTCGGTTTCATTATCGCAGGAGCAGCGATCCGTTCTATTCCCGCGGCACCCGGTCCGGATTTCTTCACTCGGCTTGAATATGCGATGAGCTATAGTGTGCCCAAACCATCAGTGCTGGTTATGGGCTATCCGTCCAACCCGACTGCTTATGTCGCTGATCTTGATTTTTACCAAAAGGTTGTCGATTTCGCGCGCGAGCACAAGCTGTGGGTGATCAGCGATCTTGCCTATGCTGAAATCTACTATGGTGATGTACCAACCCCATCGATGCTTCAGATTGACGGAGCGAAGGACTGTGTGGTTGAGTTTACCAGCATGTCGAAAACCTACTCGATGCCCGGCTGGCGTATGGGTTTTGCTGTCGGGAACCAGAAGCTGATTGGTGCCCTGACGCGGGTAAAGAGCTATCTCGACTATGGCGCCTTCACACCCATACAGGTCGCAGCCACAGCAGCGCTGAACGGCCCGCAAGATATAATCGACGAAAACCGGGCGCTTTATAAAAAGCGCCGCGACGTCATGGTCGAGAGCTTTGGCCGCGCCGGTTGGGATATTCCGCCACCAGAAGCCAGCATGTTTGCTTGGGCGCCAGTTCCGGAACAGTTTCGCGAACTCGGCTCAATGGAATTCGCGAAGCGCCTTATTGCGGAAGCGGGCGTCGCAGTTGCGCCTGGGACTGGCTTTGGTGACGAGGGCGAAGGCTATGTCCGTCTTGCACTGGTCGAAAATGAGCAGCGTATTCGTCAGGCCGCGCGGAGCATGAAAAAGTTCCTCAGCCAAGGCTGA
- a CDS encoding DUF1611 domain-containing protein — MTFDKVETLNFKAVKRAFVTRNVNIEDAKGFRRDLKPRNGDLCVARVKQLGHHQRIEQTDGRRARMFPGDLIIVAYSNRYATDQFEGKVPEAVEPCSLVAAGGIAATLLSRHSSTKKPTAIEPLGLLCREDGSAINVMDYALPKAAIERTVRPHMALVVGSGMNAGKTTTVAAIVRVAKRAGLKVGAIKITGTGAGGDLWFYKDSGAKVTIDFTDAGHAATVGLNLSQLQNIADTLYAEAAKSCDIIIAEIADGLFQTETDLLMKSPRFQNMVDSVLFASGDPMGALAGVRHLRALGLIPSAVSGALTASDLAAREAAAATGLPALTLSEFEKNEKVLSLIMKPAKPTNVTEPVSIKSGLGLAKDFSHEQFAAII, encoded by the coding sequence ATGACATTCGACAAAGTAGAGACACTGAACTTCAAGGCCGTGAAGCGGGCTTTTGTTACCCGCAATGTTAACATCGAGGACGCGAAAGGATTTCGGCGTGATTTGAAACCACGCAATGGTGATCTTTGCGTTGCTCGGGTGAAACAGCTTGGCCATCACCAAAGAATTGAACAGACCGATGGCCGCCGCGCACGGATGTTCCCGGGTGACCTCATCATCGTTGCATATTCCAATCGTTACGCCACCGATCAATTTGAAGGCAAAGTGCCTGAAGCGGTCGAGCCATGTTCGCTTGTTGCTGCCGGCGGTATTGCTGCGACCTTGTTGTCGCGCCACAGCAGTACGAAAAAACCGACGGCGATCGAGCCACTCGGCTTATTATGCCGGGAAGACGGCAGTGCGATCAATGTGATGGATTATGCGCTGCCAAAGGCTGCCATCGAGCGCACCGTCCGGCCCCATATGGCTTTGGTAGTTGGATCGGGCATGAATGCTGGCAAGACAACGACTGTCGCTGCCATTGTCCGGGTTGCCAAACGCGCAGGTCTTAAAGTCGGCGCGATCAAGATAACCGGCACAGGTGCAGGCGGGGACCTCTGGTTCTACAAGGACTCAGGCGCCAAGGTGACAATTGATTTCACCGATGCGGGCCATGCAGCAACGGTTGGCCTCAATCTTTCGCAGCTGCAAAATATCGCCGACACGCTTTATGCCGAGGCTGCGAAATCCTGCGATATCATCATTGCAGAAATTGCCGATGGCCTGTTTCAGACTGAAACCGACCTATTGATGAAATCACCGAGATTCCAGAACATGGTAGACAGTGTCCTGTTCGCTAGCGGTGACCCTATGGGTGCGCTCGCCGGTGTGCGTCACCTAAGAGCTTTGGGATTGATCCCAAGCGCAGTCTCTGGTGCGCTTACCGCATCGGATTTGGCCGCCAGGGAAGCGGCTGCAGCGACAGGCTTGCCAGCTTTGACCCTTTCCGAGTTCGAGAAGAACGAGAAAGTTCTCAGCCTGATTATGAAGCCAGCGAAACCAACCAATGTGACTGAACCTGTCAGCATTAAGTCCGGACTTGGACTTGCAAAGGATTTTTCCCATGAGCAGTTTGCCGCAATTATTTAA
- a CDS encoding ATP-binding cassette domain-containing protein — protein sequence MSSLPQLFNRTRGTILCQLVLNGFAQAVAIGGIGLALKSQFDAMQAAANSNLSILVSPAIIMAGLAMMIAILKWRERIDMERLGQDYVFETRMRIFSHINGMSAHGIEELRKGVVMLRFVNDLTALRQWISMGIASGIVALTIMIGALTFLTIINPMIGVAALAVMSVGAVAILLLGKRVDHTIREARRRRGNIAGNIAEKLSNMVMVQAFGQRRTERKKLRRQSKSLQKAMINRASATGLVRALSYLVASMTLVAAMGIGAYAIYNGVATTGEIVAAFGIVSLAAPALNGFGRLFEYWKNARVAREKIGSIFHKGPALAASTSRKALGRVRGELRFDNVSSGSVIKNFSASAKPGAVIAIKGHSGVGKTTLLRLAQRLIDPDKGAIYLDGRDIMSVRTGELRRTISLASSLMPLMRGTIWSNIAYGCSKASQSDIQDAARIAGIMINNPHAALHADRAVHEQGTNLSAGERARVILARALVSKPKILLLDEPEQNLDELGMAALRRIISTFSGTVVMVTHDPGFLAMADDIWALGAGHQPALSLIHNKSGQHLTGFDQRNAN from the coding sequence ATGAGCAGTTTGCCGCAATTATTTAATCGCACGCGCGGAACCATACTCTGTCAGCTGGTTCTGAACGGTTTCGCGCAAGCGGTCGCTATTGGCGGCATCGGTCTGGCATTAAAATCGCAATTTGATGCCATGCAAGCCGCTGCCAATAGCAATCTCTCCATCCTGGTTTCCCCTGCGATCATCATGGCCGGCCTGGCCATGATGATCGCCATTCTTAAATGGCGGGAGCGCATCGATATGGAACGGCTCGGTCAGGATTATGTGTTTGAAACCCGGATGCGGATATTCAGTCATATCAACGGTATGTCTGCCCACGGCATAGAAGAATTGCGCAAGGGTGTCGTCATGTTGCGTTTCGTGAATGATCTCACCGCATTGCGTCAGTGGATCAGTATGGGTATCGCCAGCGGGATCGTTGCATTGACCATAATGATCGGCGCACTGACTTTTCTAACCATCATCAATCCAATGATTGGTGTAGCTGCGCTAGCCGTGATGAGTGTCGGGGCGGTTGCGATCCTGTTGCTTGGCAAACGGGTTGATCACACCATCCGCGAAGCCCGGCGCCGCCGCGGAAATATCGCAGGCAATATCGCCGAAAAACTTAGCAACATGGTTATGGTCCAGGCATTTGGACAGCGCCGGACGGAGCGTAAGAAACTTCGCCGCCAATCCAAAAGCTTGCAAAAAGCCATGATAAACCGTGCATCAGCAACCGGATTGGTTCGGGCGCTAAGTTATCTTGTGGCTAGCATGACATTGGTCGCAGCGATGGGCATAGGCGCCTATGCTATCTATAATGGCGTCGCTACCACGGGCGAGATCGTGGCTGCTTTTGGTATCGTTTCGCTGGCGGCGCCAGCCCTGAACGGATTTGGCCGCCTGTTTGAATATTGGAAAAACGCCAGGGTTGCGCGCGAAAAAATCGGTTCTATTTTTCACAAAGGCCCTGCGCTTGCCGCTTCAACAAGCCGAAAAGCCCTGGGTCGGGTCCGCGGTGAACTGCGCTTTGACAATGTTAGCTCTGGTTCGGTAATCAAAAATTTCAGCGCATCCGCCAAACCTGGCGCTGTGATCGCAATAAAAGGGCATAGCGGTGTCGGCAAGACGACATTGTTGCGCTTGGCACAGCGGCTGATTGATCCAGATAAAGGCGCCATATATTTGGATGGCCGTGACATTATGTCTGTCCGCACGGGCGAATTGCGCCGGACAATCTCGCTTGCGTCTTCACTGATGCCGCTGATGCGCGGAACAATCTGGTCTAACATCGCATATGGCTGTTCCAAAGCATCGCAGAGCGACATTCAGGATGCCGCTCGGATTGCCGGGATCATGATCAACAATCCGCATGCTGCGTTGCATGCAGATCGAGCGGTGCATGAACAAGGCACAAACCTCAGCGCCGGAGAACGTGCCAGGGTTATCTTGGCTCGCGCGTTGGTCAGTAAACCGAAAATCCTGTTGCTCGATGAACCAGAGCAAAATCTCGATGAACTGGGAATGGCCGCATTGCGCCGGATTATCAGCACTTTTTCCGGAACAGTTGTCATGGTGACCCATGATCCGGGCTTTTTGGCGATGGCTGATGACATCTGGGCCCTTGGGGCCGGTCATCAGCCGGCCCTTTCCCTCATTCACAATAAAAGCGGTCAGCATCTCACCGGTTTTGACCAACGCAATGCAAACTAA
- a CDS encoding alpha/beta hydrolase: MSYAENIKSCDDTHQLSETENPLQVRGRISSAVTHGPSKLSYFIYRPRNRKEQEQVVFSIHGYTRNALQHMFVLQDYAEEKGVAVVVPHFTKREFRRYQQVRPHRNGACPNIAFMELIQDLEVTNAFDLSTIRAVGYSGGGQFLHRLMMLQPDLIDRLVLFAPGWYTMPDRAHPYPLGLGRSPALGDRSLSLEGFRKADVLVLVGDKDVSRNDSLNKHEDIDLAQGRTRVARAQNWTRTMNANLPFDNQIKLQLLKGLRHGFRRNFEKKGYGQLVFDHLLRDLLPQNVSQEN, translated from the coding sequence ATGTCTTATGCAGAAAATATCAAGTCTTGTGACGACACGCACCAACTGTCTGAAACGGAGAATCCTCTACAAGTGCGTGGACGTATATCGTCGGCGGTGACGCACGGGCCTAGCAAGCTGTCATATTTTATCTATCGCCCGCGCAATAGAAAAGAACAGGAGCAAGTTGTATTTTCCATTCATGGCTATACCCGCAATGCCCTGCAGCACATGTTTGTCTTACAGGATTATGCCGAAGAAAAGGGTGTTGCTGTCGTTGTACCCCATTTTACCAAACGGGAGTTCCGCCGATATCAACAGGTCCGTCCGCACCGGAATGGAGCGTGCCCCAACATCGCTTTTATGGAACTGATTCAGGATTTGGAGGTAACCAATGCGTTTGACCTCTCGACGATCCGTGCAGTGGGTTATTCCGGAGGTGGGCAATTTTTGCATCGGTTGATGATGTTACAGCCGGATCTGATCGACCGATTGGTGCTGTTTGCGCCTGGTTGGTACACAATGCCTGATCGCGCCCACCCCTATCCGCTTGGATTGGGCCGATCACCGGCTCTTGGTGACCGGTCGCTGTCCCTCGAAGGGTTTCGCAAAGCAGACGTGTTGGTGTTGGTTGGTGATAAGGATGTCAGCCGCAATGACTCACTGAACAAACATGAAGATATCGATCTGGCACAAGGCCGGACACGTGTAGCACGAGCGCAAAACTGGACTCGGACCATGAACGCCAATTTGCCTTTCGATAATCAGATAAAGTTACAACTACTTAAAGGCTTACGACACGGTTTCCGAAGGAACTTCGAAAAAAAGGGCTACGGCCAACTTGTCTTCGATCATCTGCTGCGTGACCTGTTGCCGCAGAACGTAAGCCAGGAGAATTAG
- a CDS encoding porin, producing the protein MSGLSCTAMAQDITAGSDGIVVQTNDVRLTLGGRVHLDAVLSDDDVTMIKDEINLRRLRVDATVDVGDDWTAKFDADIGGISTGLRNVWLAYKGIDDVTLRAGNLTTPFSGERQKSSNHLKFLERSLAAALAPGFRTGGAVTYSGDNIAFTAAYVENPIDADDDRQPREDGSSIVGKIVWTPIRERKRVLFVAGAIDRRDLNTGAETRVRSTPEFGLSFSRLVDTGNLDGVSSYINLALEAGYAHGPFAINGQYLRRFNDAAALGDPEFSGGSIEAAYVLTGERQRFSLSSGSFGAVRPTGKLGAVEIAARVSFLDLEDGSVTGGKEKNFTAGTNWYIGKNIKFALNYIHAEVDPGRFGFSESVDAVATRLQIAF; encoded by the coding sequence ATGTCTGGTCTTTCTTGCACGGCTATGGCGCAGGATATCACGGCGGGATCGGATGGGATCGTGGTGCAAACCAATGACGTTCGTCTGACCTTGGGCGGCCGCGTCCATCTCGATGCCGTGCTATCGGATGACGATGTCACCATGATCAAGGATGAGATTAATCTGCGGCGCTTGCGCGTCGATGCGACGGTCGATGTGGGTGACGATTGGACAGCCAAATTCGACGCCGATATCGGCGGCATTTCCACTGGCCTGCGTAACGTCTGGTTGGCCTATAAAGGCATCGATGATGTCACTCTACGCGCCGGTAATCTGACTACTCCTTTTTCTGGTGAGCGGCAGAAAAGCTCTAATCATCTTAAGTTTTTGGAACGCTCATTAGCCGCAGCATTGGCTCCCGGATTTCGGACTGGCGGTGCGGTGACATATAGTGGCGATAATATTGCATTCACTGCCGCTTATGTTGAAAATCCGATTGATGCAGATGATGATCGGCAACCACGCGAAGATGGCAGTAGCATCGTCGGGAAAATCGTCTGGACACCGATAAGGGAGAGGAAGCGGGTCCTGTTTGTCGCAGGCGCGATCGATCGACGCGATCTCAACACAGGCGCTGAAACGCGCGTGCGATCGACACCAGAATTCGGTCTAAGTTTTAGCCGGTTGGTGGACACGGGCAACCTCGATGGTGTTAGTAGTTATATCAATCTTGCACTCGAAGCGGGCTATGCCCATGGCCCATTTGCCATAAACGGCCAATATCTTCGCCGTTTCAATGACGCTGCAGCTCTCGGCGATCCCGAATTTTCTGGTGGATCAATAGAGGCAGCTTATGTGCTGACCGGTGAGAGACAGCGCTTCAGCCTCTCTTCCGGCAGTTTTGGAGCTGTCCGGCCAACCGGAAAACTGGGTGCCGTGGAAATTGCCGCGAGGGTCAGCTTTCTGGATTTAGAGGATGGCTCAGTCACCGGCGGCAAAGAGAAAAATTTCACTGCCGGGACCAATTGGTATATTGGTAAGAACATCAAATTTGCGTTGAACTATATTCACGCAGAGGTAGATCCCGGCCGTTTTGGTTTCTCTGAATCCGTGGACGCCGTTGCGACCCGCCTGCAGATCGCCTTTTAG
- a CDS encoding histidine kinase dimerization/phospho-acceptor domain-containing protein gives MIKSWGIKIWRMMFGPGARTISFRTRLFTTLGALLILAICASVANFYGTTRSNLLFERNQLANNVVHSYSEAAMLTERLVKKMNVAVNQPPNSSMIAITEVKLQIQEQLDIARQNIAREVELVGKIEDEAAELEELAALERLIGRAINQFDEILILRDSGQVEMARERFLAVVSEQIDGQFSESINALLAEERSEIEEAQRNIQFLGRQLTVFAGVIIVLALLFVSPAVLRLSHIFNRSMTELQDGLDHYGQNKFDYSIPELPAREFDYLGHRFNHMAEQIGSAQKRLMSANAGLEETVSSRTKELEEANKALVEKDEGRKRLFADISHELRTPLTVIRGEAEISLRGKKKNPEEYESSLKLIADQAIHTARLIDDLLFVARSQAGELKLVKKPVDIAALVAEKRKTFEALATKKNIEIVTEKNISDMVVVGDRGRLGQVFAILLDNAIRYAPADTAISVYLNSASAGVAITVDNVSEAVSDDDLRHIFNRFYRGDNAGQLDDGTGLGLPVAKAIVEAHDGSIGIARKDRDIISATVILAAEKQMRIVS, from the coding sequence ATGATCAAATCATGGGGTATAAAAATCTGGCGCATGATGTTCGGACCGGGCGCCCGTACAATATCCTTTCGCACCCGGCTTTTCACGACCTTGGGTGCGCTGCTCATATTGGCGATTTGTGCCAGCGTTGCCAATTTTTATGGAACCACGCGCTCCAATTTGTTGTTTGAACGTAACCAGCTCGCGAACAATGTGGTGCACAGCTACAGCGAAGCGGCCATGCTAACCGAGCGTTTGGTAAAAAAGATGAATGTCGCGGTCAATCAGCCGCCAAACAGTTCGATGATCGCCATCACTGAAGTTAAATTGCAGATCCAGGAACAGCTCGATATCGCTCGTCAAAACATTGCACGAGAAGTCGAGCTGGTCGGGAAAATTGAAGATGAAGCCGCGGAGCTTGAGGAACTGGCTGCATTGGAACGACTGATCGGCCGGGCAATAAACCAGTTTGACGAAATATTGATACTGCGCGATTCCGGGCAGGTGGAGATGGCACGCGAGCGGTTTCTTGCCGTGGTATCCGAGCAGATAGACGGCCAGTTTTCAGAATCGATCAATGCGCTGTTGGCTGAAGAGCGATCAGAAATTGAAGAAGCGCAGCGCAATATCCAGTTTCTTGGCCGGCAGCTGACCGTCTTCGCCGGTGTGATCATTGTTCTGGCTTTGTTGTTTGTTTCGCCAGCTGTTCTGCGCCTGTCCCACATTTTCAATCGGTCCATGACAGAGCTGCAAGATGGTTTGGACCACTACGGGCAGAACAAATTTGACTATAGTATTCCTGAATTGCCAGCGCGCGAGTTTGATTATTTAGGACACCGGTTTAATCACATGGCGGAACAAATCGGCTCAGCGCAGAAGCGGCTGATGTCCGCAAATGCTGGTCTGGAAGAGACAGTTTCATCCCGTACCAAAGAACTGGAGGAAGCGAACAAGGCGTTGGTCGAGAAAGACGAAGGCCGTAAAAGACTGTTCGCCGATATTAGTCACGAATTGCGCACGCCGCTGACGGTGATCCGTGGAGAGGCCGAAATCAGTCTGCGCGGCAAAAAGAAGAACCCTGAGGAATATGAATCAAGCCTAAAACTCATCGCGGATCAGGCCATCCATACAGCTCGGTTGATTGATGACCTGCTGTTTGTTGCGCGCTCACAGGCCGGCGAACTGAAACTGGTCAAAAAGCCTGTCGATATTGCGGCGTTGGTTGCAGAGAAACGCAAGACCTTTGAAGCGTTGGCAACAAAGAAGAATATCGAGATCGTCACCGAGAAAAATATTTCGGATATGGTTGTCGTCGGTGACCGCGGACGATTGGGCCAGGTGTTCGCGATCCTGCTTGACAATGCGATCCGCTATGCCCCGGCAGATACCGCAATATCGGTCTATTTGAACAGCGCATCTGCTGGTGTCGCAATTACCGTCGACAATGTGTCTGAAGCTGTCAGCGATGACGATCTGCGTCACATATTCAACCGCTTCTATCGTGGAGACAATGCCGGGCAATTGGATGATGGAACCGGACTTGGATTGCCCGTCGCGAAAGCCATTGTGGAGGCCCATGACGGCTCCATTGGAATCGCACGAAAAGACAGGGATATTATATCGGCCACCGTAATTCTGGCGGCGGAAAAACAAATGAGGATTGTATCATGA